Part of the Candidatus Dadabacteria bacterium genome is shown below.
TATTCTCTCTCCACCGTCAATCATTACGTTAAAAAGAAGCTCAACGGTCTCCGTGGACTCGTCTTTTATCAAGGAGGCCAGTTCATCTTTTTCATCCGGTGAGAGATCAGAGACAAAGTCCTTGCCGCATATCTTCAGGTAGAGGAGATTTCTGAACATGTAGATTATGTCCTGGGCCATTCTCCTCGGGCTTATTCCCTTTGCGGCGGCGTTTCGCACAAGTTCCACGCATTTTGCGGGCTCTTTTGCGAAAACGGACCTAAGGATGCTTTTTAGTGACTCGTTATCTGGTATGCCGAGCAGGCTTATCACGTCCTTGTGGGTTATTTTGTCTTCAAAAGACACCGTGAGCTGGTCAAGCAGGCTCAGGGAATCCCTCATGCTTCCCTCGGATTCCCTTGCGATCAGGTAGAGGGTTTCTGCGTCGATTTTTATCCGCTCCGCCTTTGTTATTTTCTCGAGCGACTCCTTTATTTTCTCGATGGGTATTTTCTTGAAGTCGTATCTCTGGCAGCGGGACATTATGGTCGGGGGAACCTTGTGCGCTTCCGTGGTAGCGAGTATGAAAATCGCGTGCTCTGGGGGCTCTTCCATTATTTTCAGAAGGGCATTAAAAGCCGACTGGGAGAGCATGTGCACTTCGTCGATTATGTAGACTTTCTTTCTTGCGGAAGCCGGTGAGTATTTTACGCTCTCTATGATCTCGCGAACGTCGGCTACGCCCGTGTGCGAGGCGGCGTCGATTTCCTGTACGTCAAGCGATTTTCCCTCTGATATACCCTCGCAGCTTGAGCACTGGTCGGTTGAGCAGGGGTACTTTCCCTTGTCTTTTTTCTCGCAGTTTACGGCCTTCGCGACGATTCTCGCCGTAGATGTTTTTCCCGTTCCCCTGGGGCCGGCGAACAGAAGGGCGTGGGCTATTTTCTCGGATTCAATAGAGTTTCTGAGCGTTACGGCTGGGAATTCCTGACCGACTAGATCTTCGAAAGTCTGGGGTCGCCACTTGCGGGCGAGTACTCTGTATGCCATGATATCAAAACCAGCGACCAGGTATCCGTAACGCACGGAGGTTATTGCTACCGTTGCTCCCTTCCGGGCCTGGCGGGATTCACAAGCCTCAGTCGTACGGGCCCGGCCACTGGATTTATTCTCCAAACAGGTGAACCGTTGCGGTCCGGTCTAATCAATCTACACAAAAACCGATTTTTTAGAAATGCGGGGTGGCGAAATTCGTTTTATATCAGGGGAAAACGATACGATATACCGGTTGACGGAATTTCCATTGCGACGCTTTTCCCGTTTGATTCCTGTTCTGTTTACTGTTTAATGTGACTTCACCAGCATTAAACGAAAGATAAATACGATTTTAATAAATTATCTGTATTTAGAATCATGGGATACTATAAACAAAAGTCGGAATCAGCTGGAGGTAAAAGCGCATGCATGTAAAAAAAATAGACGATATAGAAAGCGAGGTCTTGGAGTCGGCCAACGGCGTTTCAAGACAGATGCTCATAGGCCCCGAGGAGGGTCCGAATTTTTCTATGAGAAAGCTTGTCATTGAGCCCGGGGGCGGCATTCCTGCTCATACAAGTGGTTCCGAGCATGAGCAGTACGTGCTTGACGGCAGGGCAAGGGTCGGAATCGGGGATCAGGTCTATGAAGTAGCAAAAGGTGACGTGGTGTTTATTCCCGCCGGAGAGCCGCACTGGTATGAAGCTTACGGAGAGGAACCTTTTGAAATTTTGTCGGTTCTGCCGAATAAAGACAACGAGATGGTTTTCGTAAAATAGCCACGGCGGAAGGCAACATTGCCGCTAAATATTTCTAAGATAATCCGTCTTTTCTGTGTTACACTACCATTATGTACGTAAAAAAAGTTAGGGATGTAGAGAGTACGATTATCGGAGCAGGGCAGGGTACTTCAAGGCAGGTTCTCATCAGTCCGGAGGAAGGTCCGAATTTCGCGATGAGAAAATTTGTTATGCAGCCTGGAGGCGATATCCC
Proteins encoded:
- the dnaX gene encoding DNA polymerase III subunit gamma/tau, whose amino-acid sequence is MAYRVLARKWRPQTFEDLVGQEFPAVTLRNSIESEKIAHALLFAGPRGTGKTSTARIVAKAVNCEKKDKGKYPCSTDQCSSCEGISEGKSLDVQEIDAASHTGVADVREIIESVKYSPASARKKVYIIDEVHMLSQSAFNALLKIMEEPPEHAIFILATTEAHKVPPTIMSRCQRYDFKKIPIEKIKESLEKITKAERIKIDAETLYLIARESEGSMRDSLSLLDQLTVSFEDKITHKDVISLLGIPDNESLKSILRSVFAKEPAKCVELVRNAAAKGISPRRMAQDIIYMFRNLLYLKICGKDFVSDLSPDEKDELASLIKDESTETVELLFNVMIDGGERIRSSFYPEIVLELTLVKMSTVGKVEKIDDILKRLEILSPQKSGAERTPGSPGRERKATEHIREKRKEKPAERKSEQIKQQDEGGGPEKKTSPPPTETETAGGSPGKQEIVDFVNGKDNKFLAKKLAQAHLLEVSGNRVSIKFLKNGINYEKDLKKSKELREILREMLGVEKIRLEIDTVNEEGINGTGNAKKKPDPAEDEIVNYAIRQFDASVIKRKNLS
- a CDS encoding cupin domain-containing protein; protein product: MHVKKIDDIESEVLESANGVSRQMLIGPEEGPNFSMRKLVIEPGGGIPAHTSGSEHEQYVLDGRARVGIGDQVYEVAKGDVVFIPAGEPHWYEAYGEEPFEILSVLPNKDNEMVFVK